Proteins co-encoded in one Theileria equi strain WA chromosome 3, complete sequence genomic window:
- a CDS encoding hypothetical protein (encoded by transcript BEWA_004760A), translated as MIANQETKSLPSQIILLANIIDGLPHDASLKSLVKNKWRQSSYSPLRSSTPVSCNEKEFTQFDCFTVPHYYETVNTPEYGVSLDFPADLTPNEPFLTEENYLIPNYSEKDTTKTTFAKSDRNKQCANELLNGTLGNATDSKTSSTPSQKDTESTEKGQEKEFVSIKDLNIDLIGSVFPKGSIIFINNLSREKAKFANFEQRNVTCSTDVSKSKNLTVPESNYCSKQEHDAILFNLESLQIKYNALFCFVNRFEEHTKFSCDQLERFIGKLHLLNTIYLQKLKNIVFS; from the exons atgatagCCAACCAAGAAACCAAAAGTCTCCCATCTCAGATTATATTGCTAGCAAACATAATCGACGGACTACCTCATGATGCCTCATTGAAATCATTAGTAAAAAACAAATGGAGGCAGTCATCATATTCCCCCTTACGTAGTTCTACACCAGTATCTTGTAATGAAAAGGAGTTCACACAATTCGATTGTTTTACAGTTCCACATTACTATGAAACTGTAAACACCCCTGAATATGGTGTTTCTCTTGATTTTCCAGCTGATTTAACCCCTAATGAGCCATTCCTGACTGAGGAAAATTATCTGATTCCAAACTATAGCGAAAAGGATACAACAAAAACCACATTTGCAAAGAGTGACCGTAACAAGCAATGCGCTAATGAACTTTTAAACGGCACTTTAGGAAATGCTACTGATAGTAAAACTTCCAGCACACCGAGCCAAAAGGATACTG AAAGCACTGAAAAGGGCCAAGAAAAGGAATTTGTCTCGATAAAGGACTTGAATATTGATCTGATAGGAAGTGTGTTTCCAAAAGGAAGtattatttttatcaacAACTTATCAAGGGAAAAG GCAAAATTTGCAAACTTTGAACAAAGAAATGTTACTTGCAGTACTG ATGTTTCAAAGAGCAAAAATCTCACTGTTCCAGAATCAAACTATTGTTCTAAACAAGAACATGATGCCATTTTATTTAATCTAGAGTCGCTTCAAATAAAATACAATGCTCTATTCTGTTTTGTTAACAGATTTGAAGAGCATACAAAGTTTAGTTGTGACCAGTTGGAAAGATTTATCGGTAAACTTCATTTGTTAAATACGATTTATCTGCAGAAACTAAAAAATATTGTATTCTCATGA
- a CDS encoding hypothetical protein (encoded by transcript BEWA_004770A), with amino-acid sequence MSGGVRLDLDPTAKFPNKYGISRYENNEITGGYTSYKYEKSGEGSQPFTLSVLLFEGKPLPGILSYPISVTSVVTFYDEGKKNLLLIDILISGTHIYYLNPDTSSEPVKVTFTKFAPKDSKEVGNSDLTKILQDIIQHSGFNINELGKQTRNVAKSLLGDNGIIFDLTQQPNKRNIPKSKTYGSELINAEVIVTDDGKIKGIYHKVQHVLSSLPFYIKGIKLQNGAYMKVKGGFPNDPLTGFIVYYKDGHYEDAFLVTLKVSFSGLNLVPSRYYLTKTNKEGTEQWEIRKVGLHLEDPEILEVLRDISLHDELKLQAHGDKKIKKKLYDISKGLPIDLTLTTDNAIKITKYYESDEAIIPYQKEGKRDNYWIIEHANKIPSFSVKSIKISKKVSIKTNDLPPEGTIFEKLNAYYADNSYKNLVLMELTCLYDTDHNTEGLYRYVYYYSTPDNGNTWQGYLLSTTVGESNGVMGNVIKHVIERSRIDLDNLGSYQSSLENKLVEYPTDLSPKVTLDISKSDGNPSYTPDGRNSTPFNVKMTKVSSEFYQFTHTAKGNVSFRVKNVVHTEGKTLNDVRSDGHIASLSAFYWGESPSYDHLLLIQIGEDNQYYTWSSSYNWDKTSGSEDVTKILNRQNCMRRKYHIIDISQKTNPYECPSCNKKIQVALTEDVVGYNYTRYAHYISGNENFSVSYLIDAGTRQTNPPPVKNVIKVWVFWYPKNGNPKPLLIFYDKDVNMDHEEKWFKKTKANEWEEVLDKDKKPSYENDYPRIRELLKEELEKLKKLSDERNQLHKSNGSGLPPAVRKGLKIGGGVSGTIGTGIVGFGTWKLWSKIMSFLITRL; translated from the coding sequence ATGAGTGGTGGAGTCCGGTTGGATCTTGATCCTACTGCGAAATTTCCCaataaatatggaataaGTCGttatgaaaataatgaaaTTACAGGAGGATATACTTCTTACAAATATGAAAAGTCTGGAGAAGGTTCTCAACCATTTACTCTATCTGTTCTTTTGTTTGAAGGAAAACCTTTACCTGGAATATTATCATATCCTATCTCGGTTACATCTGTCGTAACATTTTATGATGAGGGTAAGAAAAATCTTTTACTTATAGACATCCTCATCAGTGGAACTCACATTTACTACCTGAATCCAGATACAAGTTCTGAACCAGTAAAGGTAACATTCACAAAATTTGCGCCTAAAGATAGCAAAGAAGTTGGGAATTCAGACTTAACAAAAATACTCCAAGACATAATTCAACACAGTGGATTTAACATTAACGAGCTAGGAAAACAAACTAGAAATGTTGCAAAAAGTTTGCTTGGGGATAATGGCATCATATTTGACCTTACTCAGCAGCCTaacaaaaggaacattCCCAAAAGCAAAACATATGGTTCTGAACTTATCAACGCGGAAGTAATCGTAACAGATGACGGTAAAATAAAAGGCATATATCATAAAGTTCAACATGTACTCTCGTCTCTTCCCTTTTACATAAAGGGTATTAAGCTTCAGAACGGTGCTTATATGAAAGTTAAGGGAGGGTTCCCAAACGATCCACTAACAGGGTTCATTGTCTATTATAAGGATGGGCACTACGAGGATGCATTCTTAGTTACTCTTAAGGTCTCCTTTTCTGGTTTGAATCTTGTTCCTAGTAGGTATTATTTGACAAAAACTAACAAGGAAGGTACCGAACAGTGGGAGATTAGAAAGGTAGGTTTGCATCTAGAAGATCCAGAAATTCTTGAAGTACTCCGAGATATTTCCCTACATGACGAACTTAAACTTCAAGCTCATGGAGATAAAAAAATTAAGAAAAAACTCTATGATATCAGCAAGGGATTGCCTATTGATCTTACTCTAACTACTGATAACGCCATCAAGATAACTAAATATTACGAATCAGATGAGGCAATCATTCCCTACCAGAAGGAAGGGAAGCGAGATAATTATTGGATAATTGAACATGCTAACAAGATCCCAAGTTTCTCTGTCAAGAGCATCAAGATTTCCAAAAAAGTTTCTATAAAAACTAACGATTTACCTCCTGAAGGCACTATTTTCGAGAAACTAAATGCATACTATGCCGACAATTCATACAAAAATTTGGTACTCATGGAACTCACTTGTCTTTATGACACTGATCATAATACTGAGGGATTATATAGATATGTCTACTACTACAGCACTCCTGATAATGGAAACACTTGGCAAGGCTACCTCCTAAGTACAACCGTTGGTGAAAGCAATGGTGTTATGGGAAACGTCATAAAACATGTTATAGAAAGAAGCAGAATAGACCTAGATAATTTAGGTAGTTACCAAAGCAGCCTAGAGAATAAGCTTGTTGAGTACCCTACAGACTTGAGTCCTAAAGTTACAttagatatttccaagTCAGACGGTAATCCATCATATACTCCTGATGGCAGAAATAGCACTCCATTCAATGTTAAAATGACCAAAGTTTCTTCTGAATTTTACCAGTTTACACATACTGCAAAAGGAAATGTGAGCTTTAGAGTTAAAAACGTTGTTCATACCGAAGGAAAAACTCTGAATGACGTAAGATCAGACGGTCATATCGCTAGTTTATCAGCCTTTTATTGGGGAGAGAGTCCTTCCTACGATCATCTGTTGCTTATACAGATTGGTGAAGATAACCAGTATTACACTTGGAGCTCTAGTTACAACTGGGATAAAACATCTGGATCTGAAGATGTGACCAAAATTCTGAATAGACAAAACTGTATGAGAAGAAAGTACCATATTATAGATATATCCCAGAAAACCAATCCTTACGAATGCCCTAGTTGTAATAAGAAAATACAAGTAGCGCTTACTGAGGACGTTGTTGGCTATAATTATACAAGGTACGCACACTATATTTCTGGCAATGAAAATTTCTCAGTATCCTATCTTATTGACGCTGGAACCCGTCAAACAAATCCTCCACCTGTGAAAAATGTTATTAAAGTTTGGGTCTTCTGGTATCCCAAGAATGGTAATCCTAAGCcacttttaattttttatgataaagatgTGAATATGGACCATGAAGAAAAATGGTTCAAGAAAACTAAGGCTAACGAATGGGAAGAAGTATTGGACAAGGATAAAAAACCTAGCTATGAGAATGACTATCCAAGAATTAGAGAGCtactaaaggaagaactcGAGAAACTAAAGAAGCTTAGTGATGAGAGAAATCAATTACACAAGAGTAATGGATCTGGACTTCCTCCTGCAGTGAGGAAGGGCCTTAAGATTGGTGGTGGAGTCTCTGGAACAATAGGGACAGGAATTGTTGGTTTTGGTACGTGGAAACTATGGTCTAAAATAATGTCATTTCTAATCACTCGTCTGTAG